TAGACACCTTCGCTATTTCATTACTGTTGCTGAAGAACTGAACTTTAGTAAAGCAGCACTGAAACTTTATACCGCTCAACCCTCATTAAGTCAGCAAATCAAAGACCTTGAAGAGGATGTCGGTGTGCAGTTATTGTATCGAACCAAGCGAAAAGTTGAACTCACGGAAGAAGGCGCTGTTTTCCTTGAACAAGCACGTCTCACTCTAGCTCAGGCAGACAAAGCAGTCGCTATGGCACGCCAAGTGTCACAAGCCAAACAGCAGATGCTCCGCATTGGTTTTGTTCCTGTTGCGGAAATGAAAATCTTTCCTTATGTGCTGCCCAATTTAAGAGTACAAAACCCAGAGTTAAAAATTGAGTTGTTCAGTATGAACAATACTGAGCAACTGCGTTTGCTGAAAAAAGGTGAATTGGACATTAGCTTTACACGAAATAATGTCCATAGTGATGAAATCGAAAGCCAGTTTGTACTGCGTGAACCACTCATTTTCCTGTTGCCACAAGATCATCCTTTGGCCAAATATGAGCGAATTCCTGTTAAAGCGTTAAATGGCATTGATTTTATTATTCCCGCAACTGAGCAGTCACAGACTTTGCACCAGACCATTTTGGAATTTGCCAAAGCTCACAATATTGAACTTAACATTGTGCAAAAAGCAGACAACATCCTATTCAATATCAACTCGATTGGCTTGGGGCTTGGCTGTACAATTTTACCTAGTTACATTGCACCACTTAGCATGAATAACACGGTAATTCGTCCACTTGAGGTTGAGCTGCCGTATTTGGATCTATATGCGAACTACCGTAAAAATAACAGTTCACTGGCTGTGACTAGATTTTTAGAATTACTGACTCGGGTATTTTATTTGGATATTAACCGCGAATAAATCCGCAGTGAGTCCCAATGATGTATCCCATTCGGCGCGCTACTATTTTCTGAATAAATAGCCACGCGCCTTGATCATAAACCATTCCTCTGCATAAAAAGTAGATTTCCACCCTTTTTTTAGCGATGTCGATGACATCTCGCTTTTTCATTTTGCATTCTGTTTAAGCTAGGATAGGCTAATAAAAACTAGCTCTTGTCAGGTTCCCCACAACTGAAGTCAGAACACAGACTGGTACTGAAGTAGATCTTGTGACTTTAGCTGCACGAAAAAATAATAAAATAGAGAAGGAGAAAATTATGCCGATACCCACTTTGCAGCGTTTAAAAACAGCAATGAAATTTCGCCCCTTCTTTTTCATTAGTTTTTTGCTGACTGCTGTTTTTTATACGCTGCTGAATACATTTACCGACTGGTCTTGGTCGACTAATTTATTGATCAGTTGGAACATTGCTGTCTCAAGTTATTTAGTTAAAACCATGACCACCCTGTGGTCTGTTGACCATCAGCACATTCTGCAACATGCACAACAGCAAGATGCCAGTAAATGGATCATTCTACTGTTGGTCATCCTGACTTTGCTCATGTGCTTAATTGCGATTGTATTGGAATTGACTCACCTCCCAGATGACCCAACCATCAAATATGGGCATTTGGCTCTGTCCTTACTCACCATTATTAGTGCATGGTTCTTTATGCATACCGTGTTTGCCATTCATTATGCGCATGATTATTATCTGGCCCTCGCAGACCAACAAGATGCAGGCTTAGACTTTCCCAAAACGGCTCAACCAACCTATCCCGACTTTTTATATTTTAGTTATGTGATTGGCACTTCCGCACAAACCGCGGATGTTTCCATTACCTCGCGTTCGATGCGTATTCTCAATATTCTGCACATTATTTTAGCTTATGGTTTTAACACCTCTATTCTCGCCATTAGCATCAATGTCGCGGCGGGTTTTATCACGCTTTAAACGTCTTATTTTTTTCATTTCTTGGTCATCCTCTCAAATGACAACCATTCAATATAAAAACGATGACTGAAGTCCTTTCGACAAAAAAAGCTCCCAATGAAAGAGCTTTTCCAAATCATAAACCCAACAATTAAATCAACCGTTCATCAGCCTTAAAACATACTGAAGACAAAAGCGTTGAAGATGATCGCCCACAACAGTCAGGCTCACTCTAGCCACCTTCCACAGGCTATATATTTAGACGACTCAAGTTAAATCACTTGTTTAAGGTCAACATATTGCAATAACTGCTGCTGCAAGCTCGGCACATCATCCGCGATGGCTAAAGGTTGATATTGTCTGAGCGTTTCAGGAGTATGCACCCCATAACTTACCCCGATTCTTGGCATGGCAATATTACGTGCCATTTCTAGGTCATAACTGGTATCACCGACCATAATCGCGCGTTCCGCAGACACACCCGTTTCAGCTAAAATTTCTTCCAACATCAAAGGATGCGGTTTAGATTTAGTTTCACTGGCAGCACGCGTTGTCACAAATAGTGCTTGGCTCTGTGTTTGTGCTAATACTCGATCTAACCCTTTACGACTTTTACCTGTCGCCACAGCCAACTGCAAACCCGCTTCACGTAATTCATTCAACATATCGGCCACGCCGTCGAACCAGACATCACCTTTCGAGTTCGCCACATAATGCTCGGCATAGCATTGCAAAATCTCAGTATGTAGCTCAGGCACTTGAGGAAATAATCGCTGCGCGACTTCTGGCAAACCTAAACCAATAATACTTTTTGCTGCATCAGCAGTTAAAGGTTGTGCAAATTGCTGCGCGGCAAACAGTAAACTCGCCACAATTTGCCCCACTGAATCAAATAAAGTCCCATCCCAATCAAAGATAATCAGTTCTACAGGTTTGTTCATGCTGGGGTTCCAATATTTACTTTTATACAAACAATTTACACAATGCATTTGCGACACGATGGCGGCAAGGATGTCGCCGTTGAGCTGACTTTCACTTCGCTTTAAAGCAATGCTTCAACTACGTTCAGGCTGTTCCATCAGCTCAACAAAAGATTTTCGCTACCCTTCATTTTTGAAAAGTAACGATGACCAATACAACATCATTTTAAATTAATCACAACCAGCAAAAGCCATGTATTCATCACCGCCCCTAAAATGAATGGGAAGAGGTTTAATCCTTCTTCTGCGCTCTTAACTGCGCCACAATACTCTGCATATCTTCAGGCAAAGGTGCTTCAATCGGCGCGTAACCAGGGATGTCTAAACGCATTGCATGCAGACATAAACGACGCGGCTTCGGTCCCTTATATTCTGTTTCATGACCATACTTATCATCCCCAACCAATGGATGACCGATGCTTAAACCATGCACACGAATTTGATGGGTACGCCCTGAAAGTGGCGATGCATAGACTAAGGTTGCATGCATAAAGCGCTCAGCCACATTCCACTGCGTTTTAGACTCTTTACCTTCACTCGACACACGCACACGACGCTCACCATTGGCCAGTTCATAACGGTGCAAAGGCGCATCAATTAACTGCTTGTCTAAACTCACCACACCTTTGACGACAGCGGCGTAAGTTTTCTTAATTTTGTGTTCACGTAGCATGTCCTGTAAGCTTTTTAATACACTACGCTTTTTAGAAATCATCACCAAACCGGAGGTATCACGGTCAATACGATGAATCAGTTCTAAATATTTTTTACCTGTTGCCGCACGTAAGCCTTCAATCAGACCATAAGCCACACCACTGCCACCATGTACAGCAATGCCTGATGGCTTGTTGACGACCATCAAGCCCTCATCTTCATACACCACACGGCTGAGTAAACCCTGTGCGACTTTGTCAGAAACAGGTGCCGCATTTTCATCTTTTTGTTCATAGCGAATCGGGGCCACACGAATCTGGTCACCAATAGACAGCTTAGTTTCTGCTTTTATACGCTTTTTATTCACGCGAACCTGACCTTCACGAATCAGGCGATAAATACGACTTTTAGGCACACCTTTTAAACGGCTAAATAAAAAGTTATCAATCCGTTGCCCTGCTTGATGCTCGTCCACTTCAAACCACGTCACGTTTTGCCATTGTTGGGTAGAATTCATACAGTTACTGCGACCTAAAAAATACGGAATTTGAATAAAAAATGACCATTTAGGCTATGCTTTACACAAGAAAGACTAGCTTAGCCCATAGGCAGATGGTACAAGGTTTGATATAGTCAGCGCACGGATACCACCATAAGTGAGTCAAAAGCTTAATCATTTCAATTTTAAATTGAATAGTTAAGAAAATAACTCAACTCAGCTTGGAACGGTCCCAAAAGAATTATGCCGACGCCGAAGGCTTATTATATCGGCAAAACAGCAAACTGTTAGGTTTAATTGTGCATCTGCACATAAATCAGTTTGCCCCAAAAAAATATGTGACCAACGAAGGTTGGTTTTTAAACGTAAACTGATATACATCAGATTAGTCGCTCCCTGATGTCGTATTCAGGCCACAGCGTTGATGCATATGGATCTGTTCAGTTGTAAAGGTACGATGATAATTCCGTATCAAGACACCCTATCCAAAAAGAAGGGTTGCTCTTCGAGCAAATGTGACAGTGAAAGTTACTTACATCCAATGCACCGCTTGTCCGCCAGTGAAACGCGCAGGAGACTTTAATCGTTTAAAGATTGAAGCCGTATTGCCATCATCAATATGTGAATCAAAACCGAAGCCGATCAAAAAGGCAGGTAATAAAACTCAGACCACAATCGGTTTATTTGAGATCTGAGCAAAATTGGTCCGTGATGTTTGATGTTCGCTACGTGTTTAGCGATAGTTTGCTGTGTATCACTATTAGGTGTTACACCCATGAAACGTATGTTGATTAATGCAACACATGCAGAAGAGATTCGCGTTGCACTTGTCACTGGGCAGCGTCTTTACGATTTTGACTTAGAGAATCGTACCCGTGAACAAAAAAAATCCAATATCTATAAAGGTCACGTGACTCGCGTTGAGCCTTCTTTAGAAGCCGTCTTTGTTGAATATGGTGCGGGACGTCAAGGCTTCTTGTCTATGCGCGAAATCGCAAATTCATATTACCAAGCAGACCCACGCCAAACTTCAAACATTCGCGAATTGATTACTGAAGGCACAGAGCTTTTGGTGCAAGTTGAAAAAGAAGAACGTGGTAACAAAGGCGCTGCTCTTTCTACCTTCATTTCTTTAGCTGGTCGCTATTTGGTACTTATGCCAAATAACCCGAAAGGTGGTGGTATTAGCCGTCAAATTTCAGGTTCTGTGCGTGAAGAATTGAAAGAAATGTTGGCGTCGTTAAATGTACCTCGTGGCATGAGCGTGATTGTACGTACTGCGGGTATTGGCCGTTCTCAAGAAGAATTACAACTGGACCTACAGCACTTACTTGATCTTTGGGCTCAAATCCAAAACACAGCAAGTTCTGGTCCATCACCCATGTTGGTTCACCAAGAAGCAGGCGTGGTGACGCGTGCGATTCGTGATTATTTACGTGATGATGTTGCTGAAATCTTAATTGATTCAGAGCAAGCCTATAACGAAGCCTATAACTTCGTAAAAGCAGTCATGCCTCGTCAAATCGATAAGCTAAAAACCTATACGCTAAATGAACCATTATTTGCTCATTTTGGGATCGAAAGCCAAATTCAAACAGCTTATGAACGTGAAGTGAAATTACCTTCAGGCGGTTCAATCGTTATTGATCAAACCGAAGCCTTAGTGTCTATCGACATTAACTCTGCAAAATCAACTCGTGGTAGTGACGTTGAAGATACAGCGCTCAACACCAACCTTGAAGCAGCAGAAGAAATTGCACGTCAACTGCGTTTACGTGACATTGGTGGTTTGGTCGTGATCGATTTTATCGACATGACCAAAGACCGCAACCAACGTATGGTTGAGGCGAAACTCCGCGAAGCAACACAAAGCGACCGTGCCCGTATCCAATTCGGTCAATTGTCTCGTTTTGGCTTGATGGAAATGAGCCGTCAACGTCTACGCCCTTCGCTTGAAGAAGCAACAGGTTATGTCTGCCCACGCTGTCATGGCACAGGTATGGTTCGTGACTTACGCTCTTTATCGCTTTCAATTATGCGTAAAGTCGAAGAAATTGCGCTGCGTGAACGTCATGGTGAAGTTCAAGTACAGGTTCCTGTTGAAATTGCAGCATTCTTATTGAATGAAAAGCGTCACACGTTGGTTTACCTCGAACAAACCTCAGGTGTTCGTGTGACTGTGCTTCCACACCCACACTTAGAAACCCCGCATTACGAAATTTCGTATAACCCTGAAGGCTTTGCACCAACCAGCTATGAACGCACAGAAGCAACACGTTCAAGCGAAAAAGAGTTGGGTTACGAGTCATCAGAATGGCATTTAGATGGTGCAGATCATGTGCATCAACATGCCACTCCTGCGCCAACACAACAAGAAAAAGGCAATAAAAAACCACGTAACAACGCACCACAACAACAAGTCGCTCAACAAACCCCTGCTCAGGCTGCACCTTCAAGCAGCCCATGTGCATGGTTAGAGAACTTGTTTGTGCAAAAACAAGCTGCGACTGTTGATCAATCACGTTCTGCAAATAATGCTGCTGCTGCCATTGAGCAAATGGTGAATGGTGGTGCAGTGAGCCGTGGTCAGTTTGGTCAAGTTAGCACACCTGTTGCGGCATCTGTTGCGCCAAGTAACAATGTCTACATGAGCTCTGCACCTATTCATGCAAAATCTGAACACCGTGAAGATAAGCATGTAGAGAAAGAAGAACGTGGCACACGTCACAACAAAAAGCGC
This DNA window, taken from Acinetobacter sp. WCHA55, encodes the following:
- the hcaR gene encoding DNA-binding transcriptional regulator HcaR; this translates as MELRHLRYFITVAEELNFSKAALKLYTAQPSLSQQIKDLEEDVGVQLLYRTKRKVELTEEGAVFLEQARLTLAQADKAVAMARQVSQAKQQMLRIGFVPVAEMKIFPYVLPNLRVQNPELKIELFSMNNTEQLRLLKKGELDISFTRNNVHSDEIESQFVLREPLIFLLPQDHPLAKYERIPVKALNGIDFIIPATEQSQTLHQTILEFAKAHNIELNIVQKADNILFNINSIGLGLGCTILPSYIAPLSMNNTVIRPLEVELPYLDLYANYRKNNSSLAVTRFLELLTRVFYLDINRE
- a CDS encoding DUF1345 domain-containing protein; the protein is MPIPTLQRLKTAMKFRPFFFISFLLTAVFYTLLNTFTDWSWSTNLLISWNIAVSSYLVKTMTTLWSVDHQHILQHAQQQDASKWIILLLVILTLLMCLIAIVLELTHLPDDPTIKYGHLALSLLTIISAWFFMHTVFAIHYAHDYYLALADQQDAGLDFPKTAQPTYPDFLYFSYVIGTSAQTADVSITSRSMRILNILHIILAYGFNTSILAISINVAAGFITL
- a CDS encoding HAD-IIIA family hydrolase, which encodes MNKPVELIIFDWDGTLFDSVGQIVASLLFAAQQFAQPLTADAAKSIIGLGLPEVAQRLFPQVPELHTEILQCYAEHYVANSKGDVWFDGVADMLNELREAGLQLAVATGKSRKGLDRVLAQTQSQALFVTTRAASETKSKPHPLMLEEILAETGVSAERAIMVGDTSYDLEMARNIAMPRIGVSYGVHTPETLRQYQPLAIADDVPSLQQQLLQYVDLKQVI
- a CDS encoding RluA family pseudouridine synthase, with translation MNSTQQWQNVTWFEVDEHQAGQRIDNFLFSRLKGVPKSRIYRLIREGQVRVNKKRIKAETKLSIGDQIRVAPIRYEQKDENAAPVSDKVAQGLLSRVVYEDEGLMVVNKPSGIAVHGGSGVAYGLIEGLRAATGKKYLELIHRIDRDTSGLVMISKKRSVLKSLQDMLREHKIKKTYAAVVKGVVSLDKQLIDAPLHRYELANGERRVRVSSEGKESKTQWNVAERFMHATLVYASPLSGRTHQIRVHGLSIGHPLVGDDKYGHETEYKGPKPRRLCLHAMRLDIPGYAPIEAPLPEDMQSIVAQLRAQKKD
- a CDS encoding Rne/Rng family ribonuclease — encoded protein: MKRMLINATHAEEIRVALVTGQRLYDFDLENRTREQKKSNIYKGHVTRVEPSLEAVFVEYGAGRQGFLSMREIANSYYQADPRQTSNIRELITEGTELLVQVEKEERGNKGAALSTFISLAGRYLVLMPNNPKGGGISRQISGSVREELKEMLASLNVPRGMSVIVRTAGIGRSQEELQLDLQHLLDLWAQIQNTASSGPSPMLVHQEAGVVTRAIRDYLRDDVAEILIDSEQAYNEAYNFVKAVMPRQIDKLKTYTLNEPLFAHFGIESQIQTAYEREVKLPSGGSIVIDQTEALVSIDINSAKSTRGSDVEDTALNTNLEAAEEIARQLRLRDIGGLVVIDFIDMTKDRNQRMVEAKLREATQSDRARIQFGQLSRFGLMEMSRQRLRPSLEEATGYVCPRCHGTGMVRDLRSLSLSIMRKVEEIALRERHGEVQVQVPVEIAAFLLNEKRHTLVYLEQTSGVRVTVLPHPHLETPHYEISYNPEGFAPTSYERTEATRSSEKELGYESSEWHLDGADHVHQHATPAPTQQEKGNKKPRNNAPQQQVAQQTPAQAAPSSSPCAWLENLFVQKQAATVDQSRSANNAAAAIEQMVNGGAVSRGQFGQVSTPVAASVAPSNNVYMSSAPIHAKSEHREDKHVEKEERGTRHNKKRPNKHKESREQNAQHDNQVHEEIVQVSRQDQQRQDRYEQRSERNEQQRQDRHEQRSERSEQQRPERNEQQRQEPRENKRSSRRQHGEQQQNNDVQNEQQNAMPRRDRRNQPRPERPNRHRDPSVLNEQTTEAAPAVVQEPQVKVELIEAPRQEMITTAHVVNVDQAQSEIVALTPPAHAATETKPQQAAIAKAEVEVKAEKVVQQKATEVVAAPTEQHTEQKPRESVKRASNDPRQRRRQQRAAHTQQTETPKLTPSQVPTLGQYTISSLIRHVYGEDCSVLIEQFGLIPTFNRALQKFTEEYAATLSKTVTTPAVEVEKKPVTRDVAITKAQPEAEPVPVLDLTPPAPVSEQRVANDPRERRRLAKLAAEQAKQARETAPVAESSAPETAVVAETPAAEVTPAVTSQESKPVVETESEAPVAVESSEVKSSTDVAAVEEKEVVVAPVQAKAPRASKQTEKAEATETVAETATDESDKSDSDKPVRPRRPRGRPPKKASPTES